Proteins found in one Arachis stenosperma cultivar V10309 chromosome 8, arast.V10309.gnm1.PFL2, whole genome shotgun sequence genomic segment:
- the LOC130943827 gene encoding uncharacterized WD repeat-containing protein C2A9.03 isoform X2 has product MSAFSRWEVSSLAGHYFMLRNLLWATSKHDVYLMQNYSVMHWSSLQQRGKEVFNVARPIVPTLECPGLLARPVYRVQISTMAVKENLVVAGGYHGELVCKNLRHPGVAFCSKITPGNAITNAVDVYRHPSGSLRVVAANNDSQVQMFDAENFASVGCFKYDWSVNNTSVSPDGRLLAILGDSAECLLADANSGKVIGSLKGHLDYSFSSAWHPDGRILATGNQDTTCRLWDIRNLSESVGVLKGRMGAIRALRFTSDGQFLAMAEPADFVHVFDSKSGYVQAQEIDLFGEIAGISFSPDTEALFIAIADRTYGSLLEFIRKRDNNYLANMF; this is encoded by the exons atGTCCGCTTTTAGCAGGTGGGAAGTGAGCAGCTTGGCAGGGCATTATTTTATG CTGAGGAATTTATTGTGGGCAACATCCAAGCATGATGTATACCTTATGCAAAACTACTCGGTGATGCATTGGTCCTCATTACAACAAAGGGGTAAAGAAGTTTTTAATGTGGCCAGACCCATAGTTCCGACCCTT GAGTGCCCTGGACTTTTAGCTCGTCCCGTCTACAGAGTTCAAATAAGCACCATGGCAGTCAAGGAAAATTTGGTGGTGGCAGGTGGTTATCATGGCGAGCTCGTTTGCAAG AATTTGCGGCATCCTGGTGTTGCATTCTGCAGTAAAATAACTCCTGGTAATGCCATAACCAATGCTGTTGATGTTTACCGCCATCCAAG TGGGTCGCTGAGGGTTGTTGCAGCAAATAATGATTCCCAAGTTCAGATGTTCGATGCAGAAAATTTTGCTTCCGTGGGTTGTTTTAAATATGATTGGTCTGTTAAT AATACTTCTGTCAGTCCAGATGGCAGGTTGTTGGCTATTCTTGGTGACAGTGCTGAGTGCTTGTTAGCTGATGCTAACTCCGGGAAG GTTATTGGGAGCCTAAAAGGGCACTTGGACTACTCTTTTTCGTCTGCTTGGCACCCAGATGGAAGAATATTGGCTACGGGGAACCAGGACACAACATGCAGGTTATGGGACATAAGGAACCTTTCAGAGTCCGTAGGGGTGCTTAAGGGAAGGATGGGTGCAATAAGAGCCTTAAGGTTCACATCTGATGGGCAGTTCTTGGCCATGGCTGAGCCAGCAGACTTTGTCCATGTATTTGACTCTAAGTCTGGCTATGTGCAAGCTCAAGAGATTGATCTATTTGGTGAAATTGCTGGGATATCCTTTAGCCCGGACACGGAGGCCCTATTTATTGCTATTGCCGACCGTACCTATGGAAGCTTGTTAGAGTTCATCAGAAAACGTGACAATAATTACCTTGCCAATATGTTTTAG
- the LOC130943827 gene encoding uncharacterized WD repeat-containing protein C2A9.03 isoform X6: protein MQNYSVMHWSSLQQRGKEVFNVARPIVPTLECPGLLARPVYRVQISTMAVKENLVVAGGYHGELVCKNLRHPGVAFCSKITPGNAITNAVDVYRHPSGSLRVVAANNDSQVQMFDAENFASVGCFKYDWSVNNTSVSPDGRLLAILGDSAECLLADANSGKVIGSLKGHLDYSFSSAWHPDGRILATGNQDTTCRLWDIRNLSESVGVLKGRMGAIRALRFTSDGQFLAMAEPADFVHVFDSKSGYVQAQEIDLFGEIAGISFSPDTEALFIAIADRTYGSLLEFIRKRDNNYLANMF from the exons ATGCAAAACTACTCGGTGATGCATTGGTCCTCATTACAACAAAGGGGTAAAGAAGTTTTTAATGTGGCCAGACCCATAGTTCCGACCCTT GAGTGCCCTGGACTTTTAGCTCGTCCCGTCTACAGAGTTCAAATAAGCACCATGGCAGTCAAGGAAAATTTGGTGGTGGCAGGTGGTTATCATGGCGAGCTCGTTTGCAAG AATTTGCGGCATCCTGGTGTTGCATTCTGCAGTAAAATAACTCCTGGTAATGCCATAACCAATGCTGTTGATGTTTACCGCCATCCAAG TGGGTCGCTGAGGGTTGTTGCAGCAAATAATGATTCCCAAGTTCAGATGTTCGATGCAGAAAATTTTGCTTCCGTGGGTTGTTTTAAATATGATTGGTCTGTTAAT AATACTTCTGTCAGTCCAGATGGCAGGTTGTTGGCTATTCTTGGTGACAGTGCTGAGTGCTTGTTAGCTGATGCTAACTCCGGGAAG GTTATTGGGAGCCTAAAAGGGCACTTGGACTACTCTTTTTCGTCTGCTTGGCACCCAGATGGAAGAATATTGGCTACGGGGAACCAGGACACAACATGCAGGTTATGGGACATAAGGAACCTTTCAGAGTCCGTAGGGGTGCTTAAGGGAAGGATGGGTGCAATAAGAGCCTTAAGGTTCACATCTGATGGGCAGTTCTTGGCCATGGCTGAGCCAGCAGACTTTGTCCATGTATTTGACTCTAAGTCTGGCTATGTGCAAGCTCAAGAGATTGATCTATTTGGTGAAATTGCTGGGATATCCTTTAGCCCGGACACGGAGGCCCTATTTATTGCTATTGCCGACCGTACCTATGGAAGCTTGTTAGAGTTCATCAGAAAACGTGACAATAATTACCTTGCCAATATGTTTTAG
- the LOC130943827 gene encoding uncharacterized WD repeat-containing protein C2A9.03 isoform X3, whose product MNCCRWEVSSLAGHYFMLRNLLWATSKHDVYLMQNYSVMHWSSLQQRGKEVFNVARPIVPTLECPGLLARPVYRVQISTMAVKENLVVAGGYHGELVCKNLRHPGVAFCSKITPGNAITNAVDVYRHPSGSLRVVAANNDSQVQMFDAENFASVGCFKYDWSVNNTSVSPDGRLLAILGDSAECLLADANSGKVIGSLKGHLDYSFSSAWHPDGRILATGNQDTTCRLWDIRNLSESVGVLKGRMGAIRALRFTSDGQFLAMAEPADFVHVFDSKSGYVQAQEIDLFGEIAGISFSPDTEALFIAIADRTYGSLLEFIRKRDNNYLANMF is encoded by the exons ATGAATTGCTG CAGGTGGGAAGTGAGCAGCTTGGCAGGGCATTATTTTATG CTGAGGAATTTATTGTGGGCAACATCCAAGCATGATGTATACCTTATGCAAAACTACTCGGTGATGCATTGGTCCTCATTACAACAAAGGGGTAAAGAAGTTTTTAATGTGGCCAGACCCATAGTTCCGACCCTT GAGTGCCCTGGACTTTTAGCTCGTCCCGTCTACAGAGTTCAAATAAGCACCATGGCAGTCAAGGAAAATTTGGTGGTGGCAGGTGGTTATCATGGCGAGCTCGTTTGCAAG AATTTGCGGCATCCTGGTGTTGCATTCTGCAGTAAAATAACTCCTGGTAATGCCATAACCAATGCTGTTGATGTTTACCGCCATCCAAG TGGGTCGCTGAGGGTTGTTGCAGCAAATAATGATTCCCAAGTTCAGATGTTCGATGCAGAAAATTTTGCTTCCGTGGGTTGTTTTAAATATGATTGGTCTGTTAAT AATACTTCTGTCAGTCCAGATGGCAGGTTGTTGGCTATTCTTGGTGACAGTGCTGAGTGCTTGTTAGCTGATGCTAACTCCGGGAAG GTTATTGGGAGCCTAAAAGGGCACTTGGACTACTCTTTTTCGTCTGCTTGGCACCCAGATGGAAGAATATTGGCTACGGGGAACCAGGACACAACATGCAGGTTATGGGACATAAGGAACCTTTCAGAGTCCGTAGGGGTGCTTAAGGGAAGGATGGGTGCAATAAGAGCCTTAAGGTTCACATCTGATGGGCAGTTCTTGGCCATGGCTGAGCCAGCAGACTTTGTCCATGTATTTGACTCTAAGTCTGGCTATGTGCAAGCTCAAGAGATTGATCTATTTGGTGAAATTGCTGGGATATCCTTTAGCCCGGACACGGAGGCCCTATTTATTGCTATTGCCGACCGTACCTATGGAAGCTTGTTAGAGTTCATCAGAAAACGTGACAATAATTACCTTGCCAATATGTTTTAG
- the LOC130943827 gene encoding uncharacterized WD repeat-containing protein C2A9.03 isoform X4 — protein MNCWWEVSSLAGHYFMLRNLLWATSKHDVYLMQNYSVMHWSSLQQRGKEVFNVARPIVPTLECPGLLARPVYRVQISTMAVKENLVVAGGYHGELVCKNLRHPGVAFCSKITPGNAITNAVDVYRHPSGSLRVVAANNDSQVQMFDAENFASVGCFKYDWSVNNTSVSPDGRLLAILGDSAECLLADANSGKVIGSLKGHLDYSFSSAWHPDGRILATGNQDTTCRLWDIRNLSESVGVLKGRMGAIRALRFTSDGQFLAMAEPADFVHVFDSKSGYVQAQEIDLFGEIAGISFSPDTEALFIAIADRTYGSLLEFIRKRDNNYLANMF, from the exons ATGAATTGCTG GTGGGAAGTGAGCAGCTTGGCAGGGCATTATTTTATG CTGAGGAATTTATTGTGGGCAACATCCAAGCATGATGTATACCTTATGCAAAACTACTCGGTGATGCATTGGTCCTCATTACAACAAAGGGGTAAAGAAGTTTTTAATGTGGCCAGACCCATAGTTCCGACCCTT GAGTGCCCTGGACTTTTAGCTCGTCCCGTCTACAGAGTTCAAATAAGCACCATGGCAGTCAAGGAAAATTTGGTGGTGGCAGGTGGTTATCATGGCGAGCTCGTTTGCAAG AATTTGCGGCATCCTGGTGTTGCATTCTGCAGTAAAATAACTCCTGGTAATGCCATAACCAATGCTGTTGATGTTTACCGCCATCCAAG TGGGTCGCTGAGGGTTGTTGCAGCAAATAATGATTCCCAAGTTCAGATGTTCGATGCAGAAAATTTTGCTTCCGTGGGTTGTTTTAAATATGATTGGTCTGTTAAT AATACTTCTGTCAGTCCAGATGGCAGGTTGTTGGCTATTCTTGGTGACAGTGCTGAGTGCTTGTTAGCTGATGCTAACTCCGGGAAG GTTATTGGGAGCCTAAAAGGGCACTTGGACTACTCTTTTTCGTCTGCTTGGCACCCAGATGGAAGAATATTGGCTACGGGGAACCAGGACACAACATGCAGGTTATGGGACATAAGGAACCTTTCAGAGTCCGTAGGGGTGCTTAAGGGAAGGATGGGTGCAATAAGAGCCTTAAGGTTCACATCTGATGGGCAGTTCTTGGCCATGGCTGAGCCAGCAGACTTTGTCCATGTATTTGACTCTAAGTCTGGCTATGTGCAAGCTCAAGAGATTGATCTATTTGGTGAAATTGCTGGGATATCCTTTAGCCCGGACACGGAGGCCCTATTTATTGCTATTGCCGACCGTACCTATGGAAGCTTGTTAGAGTTCATCAGAAAACGTGACAATAATTACCTTGCCAATATGTTTTAG
- the LOC130943827 gene encoding uncharacterized WD repeat-containing protein C2A9.03 isoform X5 gives MLRNLLWATSKHDVYLMQNYSVMHWSSLQQRGKEVFNVARPIVPTLECPGLLARPVYRVQISTMAVKENLVVAGGYHGELVCKNLRHPGVAFCSKITPGNAITNAVDVYRHPSGSLRVVAANNDSQVQMFDAENFASVGCFKYDWSVNNTSVSPDGRLLAILGDSAECLLADANSGKVIGSLKGHLDYSFSSAWHPDGRILATGNQDTTCRLWDIRNLSESVGVLKGRMGAIRALRFTSDGQFLAMAEPADFVHVFDSKSGYVQAQEIDLFGEIAGISFSPDTEALFIAIADRTYGSLLEFIRKRDNNYLANMF, from the exons ATG CTGAGGAATTTATTGTGGGCAACATCCAAGCATGATGTATACCTTATGCAAAACTACTCGGTGATGCATTGGTCCTCATTACAACAAAGGGGTAAAGAAGTTTTTAATGTGGCCAGACCCATAGTTCCGACCCTT GAGTGCCCTGGACTTTTAGCTCGTCCCGTCTACAGAGTTCAAATAAGCACCATGGCAGTCAAGGAAAATTTGGTGGTGGCAGGTGGTTATCATGGCGAGCTCGTTTGCAAG AATTTGCGGCATCCTGGTGTTGCATTCTGCAGTAAAATAACTCCTGGTAATGCCATAACCAATGCTGTTGATGTTTACCGCCATCCAAG TGGGTCGCTGAGGGTTGTTGCAGCAAATAATGATTCCCAAGTTCAGATGTTCGATGCAGAAAATTTTGCTTCCGTGGGTTGTTTTAAATATGATTGGTCTGTTAAT AATACTTCTGTCAGTCCAGATGGCAGGTTGTTGGCTATTCTTGGTGACAGTGCTGAGTGCTTGTTAGCTGATGCTAACTCCGGGAAG GTTATTGGGAGCCTAAAAGGGCACTTGGACTACTCTTTTTCGTCTGCTTGGCACCCAGATGGAAGAATATTGGCTACGGGGAACCAGGACACAACATGCAGGTTATGGGACATAAGGAACCTTTCAGAGTCCGTAGGGGTGCTTAAGGGAAGGATGGGTGCAATAAGAGCCTTAAGGTTCACATCTGATGGGCAGTTCTTGGCCATGGCTGAGCCAGCAGACTTTGTCCATGTATTTGACTCTAAGTCTGGCTATGTGCAAGCTCAAGAGATTGATCTATTTGGTGAAATTGCTGGGATATCCTTTAGCCCGGACACGGAGGCCCTATTTATTGCTATTGCCGACCGTACCTATGGAAGCTTGTTAGAGTTCATCAGAAAACGTGACAATAATTACCTTGCCAATATGTTTTAG